AGGTGAAGATGACCAGGGCGCCGAACTGGGGCCGGACCACCGGGAGGACGACGCGGTAGAAGATGCGCAGGTCGCCCGCGCCGTCCATGCGGGCCGACTCGATCAGTTCGTCCGGGAAGGCGAGGAACGCCTGGCGCATGAGGAAGATGCCGAACGAGTTGGCCAGGAACGGCAGGATGACCGCCTGGTAGGTGTCGACCCATCCGAGGCTCGCCATCATCTGGAACAGCGGGACGAGCAGCACCTGGAACGGGATCATCATGGTCGCCAGCACGGCGCCGAGCAGCAGGCGCCGTCCGCGGAACCGGTACTTGGCGAGCGCGTACCCGCACATGGCGGAGATCAGCGAGCTGAGCACGGTGTAGACGACGGCGACGCCCGCGCTGTTGAGCATGACGCGGCCGAAGCCGATCGTGTGCTCCAGCTCCACCAGGTTGTGCAGGAACCGGCCGCCCGGCAGGAACGGCGGCGGTGACGCGAACAGCTCGGAGTCGTCGCGGGTGGAGGCGACCACCATCCAGTAGAACGGCGCCGCGCTGATCAGCGCGCCCGCCAGGAGCAGCAGCAGGGCGAGCGCGCGGCCCGCGCGGGGGCGGCCCCCGCGCGTGCGGCTCCTTGCCTCGGCGGCCTGGCTCACCGTGACCCGTCCTTCCCGATGAAGCGGAACTGGGCGTAGGAGATCAGCCCGATGATCGCGACGACGACCCAGGAGATGGCGGCCGCGTAGCCGAAGTCGAGCTGCTCGAAGCCCACCTTGTAGAGGTAGAGGACGGGCGTGGTGGTGGCGTTGCCCGGTCCCCCGCCGGTCAGGACGTAGTTCTCGTCGAAGAGCTGGAGCGTTCCGATCGTCGAGGTCACCGAGCAGAACAGGATGACGGGACGCAGCTGTGGCATGACCACCCGCACGAACGTGGTGAGGGGGCCCGCGCCGTCGATCGCCGCCGCCTCGTACTGCTCCCGGGCGATCGACTGGAGCCCGGCCAGCAGGATGACCGCGTTGTATCCCGTCCACCGCCAGGTGATCGAGCCGATCAGCGCC
The sequence above is a segment of the Actinomadura coerulea genome. Coding sequences within it:
- a CDS encoding carbohydrate ABC transporter permease; this encodes MSQAAEARSRTRGGRPRAGRALALLLLLAGALISAAPFYWMVVASTRDDSELFASPPPFLPGGRFLHNLVELEHTIGFGRVMLNSAGVAVVYTVLSSLISAMCGYALAKYRFRGRRLLLGAVLATMMIPFQVLLVPLFQMMASLGWVDTYQAVILPFLANSFGIFLMRQAFLAFPDELIESARMDGAGDLRIFYRVVLPVVRPQFGALVIFTFMTQWNAFLWPLLMLNTEDKYTAPVALYTLIGQSHVDYSGLILGSFLATLPLMLIFFLFQKQFVSGLLGGAVKG